Proteins encoded by one window of Prevotella nigrescens:
- a CDS encoding BlaI/MecI/CopY family transcriptional regulator, whose translation MEKLTKQEEEVMLQVWRLGNCTTKDILQQLEEPKPPYTTVASVMNNLKRKGYIAAKQHGLVYHFTPKIAQTDYKSDFMSNFVGNYFKNSFREMVSFFAKEDKISPEDLKDIISEIERGKDTE comes from the coding sequence ATGGAAAAGCTGACAAAACAAGAAGAAGAAGTTATGTTGCAAGTATGGCGACTTGGCAACTGCACAACGAAAGATATATTGCAACAATTGGAGGAACCCAAACCACCCTACACAACCGTGGCTTCGGTGATGAACAACCTGAAGCGCAAAGGGTATATAGCGGCAAAACAGCATGGGTTGGTCTATCATTTCACTCCTAAAATAGCCCAGACCGATTACAAGTCAGACTTCATGAGCAACTTCGTAGGCAACTATTTCAAGAACTCGTTCCGCGAGATGGTATCGTTCTTTGCCAAGGAAGACAAGATTTCACCGGAGGATTTGAAAGACATTATCAGCGAGATAGAAAGGGGAAAGGATACAGAATAA